A genomic window from Zalophus californianus isolate mZalCal1 chromosome 13, mZalCal1.pri.v2, whole genome shotgun sequence includes:
- the ENTPD2 gene encoding ectonucleoside triphosphate diphosphohydrolase 2 isoform X2, which yields MAGKVLSLLPPLLLAVAGLAGLLLLYVPTRDVRELPALKYGIVLDAGSSHTSMFIYKWPADKENDTGIVGQHSSCDVRGGGISSYADNPSRAGQSLVECLDQALQDVPKERHVGTPLYLGATAGMRLLNLTSPEASANVLAAVTQTLTQYPFDFRGAHILSGQDEGVFGWVTANYLLENFIKTHGFHPCWPRGYSTQVLLQDVYESPCTAAQRPQAFNNSTRVSLSGTSNPALCRSLIMGLFNFSSCRFSRCSFNGIFQPPVAGNFIAFSAFFYTMNFLRTVMGLPVATLQQLEAAVVTVCNQTWSELQSRAPGERARLPDYCAGAMFVQQLLSRGYGFHERAFGGVTFQKKVGAGGPGARRGGASPGCAGGLRPSPSPAGRGHRGRVGARLHAEPDQPDPRRAAGAAQGHRLRRLGRPCPALRRHASGRVRSAAAPGALGQVVGRHLGASWGRLPPPRLPAPPRPRPAPLPGPRRGRWRARPRGGRAARREPSPGPACRLQHPPASRVSRPSSSWGWGIQTPRSPQPVQGWVCRERS from the exons ATGGCTGGGAAGGTTCTGTCGCTGCTGCCGCCGTTGCTGCTGGCCGTGGCAGGCCTCGCGGGGCTCCTGCTGCTATACGTCCCCACCCGCGACGTCCGGGAGCTGCCCGCCCTCAAG TATGGCATTGTCCTGGACGCTGGCTCTTCCCACACATCCATGTTTATCTACAAGTGGCCCGCAGACAAGGAGAATGACACGGGCATCGTGGGCCAGCACAGCTCCTGTGACGTGCGCG GAGGGGGCATCTCCAGCTATGCAGACAACCCTTCCAGGGCTGGCCAGAGTCTTGTTGAATGCTTGGACCAGGCACTTCAGGACGTGCCCAAAGAGAGACACGTGGGCACACCCCTCTACCTGGGAGCCACAGCAGGCATGCGCCTGCTCAA CCTGACCAGTCCAGAGGCCTCGGCCAATGTGCTTGCGGCTGTGACCCAGACGCTGACCCAGTATCCCTTTGATTTCCGTGGTGCCCACATCCTCTCGGGCCAGGACGAGGGGGTGTTTGGTTGGGTGACCGCCAACTACCTGCTGGAGAACTTCATCAAG ACCCATGGCTTCCATCCTTGCTGGCCAAGGGGCTATTCCACCCAAGTGCTGCTTCAGGATGTGTATGAGTCTCCATGCACTGCGGCCCAGCGGCCCCAGGCCTTCAACAACAGCACCAGGGTCAGCTTGTCCGGGACTAGCAACCCTGCCCTCTGCCGTAGCCTCATCATGGGACTCTTCAATTTCTCCTCCTGCCGCTTCTCCCGATGTTCCTTCAATGGCATCTTCCAGCCCCCTGTGGCTGGGAACTTCATT gccttctctgccttcttctaCACCATGAACTTCCTGCGGACGGTGATGGGGCTGCCTGTGGCAACCTTGCAGCAGCTGGAGGCAGCTGTGGTCACGGTCTGCAACCAGACATGGAGTGAG CTACAGTCTCGGGCCCCGGGGGAGCGGGCCCGCCTGCCCGACTACTGCGCGGGGGCTATGTTCGTGCAGCAGCTGCTGAGCCGCGGCTACGGCTTCCACGAGCGCGCCTTCGGAGGGGTGACCTTCCAGAAAAAGGTGGGAGCCGGCGGTCCGGGGgcgcggaggggcggggcctccCCGGGCTGCGCGGGGGGGCTGAGGCCGAGCCCCTCGCCCGCAGGCCGGGGACACCGCGGTCGGGTGGGCGCTCGGCTACATGCTGAACCTGACCAACCTGATCCCCGCCGAGCCGCCGGCGCTGCGCAAGGGCACAGACTTCGGCGCCTGGGTCGTCCTTGTCCTGCTCTGCGCCGCCATGCTTCTGGCCGCGTTCGTTCTGCTGCTGCGCCAGGCGCGCTCGGCCAAGTCGTCGGGCGCCATCTAGGGGCGAGCTGGGGACGGCTGCCCCCGCCGCGTCTCccagcgcccccccgcccccgccccgcaccgCTGCCCGGACCGAGACGCGGACGCTGGCGCGCACGCCCACGGGGGGGCCGAGCTGCGCGAAGGGAACCGAGTCCAGGCCCTGCCTGCCGGCTCCAACATCCTCCAGCCTCCAGGGTCTCCCGGCCCTCctcttcctgggggtgggggattcaGACACCCCGCAGCCCTCAGCCCGTTCAGGGCTGGGTGTGTAGGGAGCGGAGTTAG
- the ENTPD2 gene encoding ectonucleoside triphosphate diphosphohydrolase 2 isoform X1 → MAGKVLSLLPPLLLAVAGLAGLLLLYVPTRDVRELPALKYGIVLDAGSSHTSMFIYKWPADKENDTGIVGQHSSCDVRGGGISSYADNPSRAGQSLVECLDQALQDVPKERHVGTPLYLGATAGMRLLNLTSPEASANVLAAVTQTLTQYPFDFRGAHILSGQDEGVFGWVTANYLLENFIKYGWVGRWFRPRKGTLGAMDLGGASTQITFETASPAEDPANEVQLRLYGQHYRVYTHSFLCYGRDQVLRRLLAGALQTHGFHPCWPRGYSTQVLLQDVYESPCTAAQRPQAFNNSTRVSLSGTSNPALCRSLIMGLFNFSSCRFSRCSFNGIFQPPVAGNFIAFSAFFYTMNFLRTVMGLPVATLQQLEAAVVTVCNQTWSELQSRAPGERARLPDYCAGAMFVQQLLSRGYGFHERAFGGVTFQKKVGAGGPGARRGGASPGCAGGLRPSPSPAGRGHRGRVGARLHAEPDQPDPRRAAGAAQGHRLRRLGRPCPALRRHASGRVRSAAAPGALGQVVGRHLGASWGRLPPPRLPAPPRPRPAPLPGPRRGRWRARPRGGRAARREPSPGPACRLQHPPASRVSRPSSSWGWGIQTPRSPQPVQGWVCRERS, encoded by the exons ATGGCTGGGAAGGTTCTGTCGCTGCTGCCGCCGTTGCTGCTGGCCGTGGCAGGCCTCGCGGGGCTCCTGCTGCTATACGTCCCCACCCGCGACGTCCGGGAGCTGCCCGCCCTCAAG TATGGCATTGTCCTGGACGCTGGCTCTTCCCACACATCCATGTTTATCTACAAGTGGCCCGCAGACAAGGAGAATGACACGGGCATCGTGGGCCAGCACAGCTCCTGTGACGTGCGCG GAGGGGGCATCTCCAGCTATGCAGACAACCCTTCCAGGGCTGGCCAGAGTCTTGTTGAATGCTTGGACCAGGCACTTCAGGACGTGCCCAAAGAGAGACACGTGGGCACACCCCTCTACCTGGGAGCCACAGCAGGCATGCGCCTGCTCAA CCTGACCAGTCCAGAGGCCTCGGCCAATGTGCTTGCGGCTGTGACCCAGACGCTGACCCAGTATCCCTTTGATTTCCGTGGTGCCCACATCCTCTCGGGCCAGGACGAGGGGGTGTTTGGTTGGGTGACCGCCAACTACCTGCTGGAGAACTTCATCAAG TATGGCTGGGTGGGCCGGTGGTTCCGGCCAAGGAAGGGGACGCTGGGGGCCATGGACCTGGGGGGCGCCTCCACTCAGATCACCTTCGAGACGGCCAGCCCAGCTGAGGATCCAGCCAATGAGGTCCAGCTTCGGCTCTATGGCCAGCACTACCGGGTCTACACACACAGCTTCCTCTGCTATGGCCGTGACCAGGTCCTCCGGAGGCTGCTGGCTGGTGCACTGCAG ACCCATGGCTTCCATCCTTGCTGGCCAAGGGGCTATTCCACCCAAGTGCTGCTTCAGGATGTGTATGAGTCTCCATGCACTGCGGCCCAGCGGCCCCAGGCCTTCAACAACAGCACCAGGGTCAGCTTGTCCGGGACTAGCAACCCTGCCCTCTGCCGTAGCCTCATCATGGGACTCTTCAATTTCTCCTCCTGCCGCTTCTCCCGATGTTCCTTCAATGGCATCTTCCAGCCCCCTGTGGCTGGGAACTTCATT gccttctctgccttcttctaCACCATGAACTTCCTGCGGACGGTGATGGGGCTGCCTGTGGCAACCTTGCAGCAGCTGGAGGCAGCTGTGGTCACGGTCTGCAACCAGACATGGAGTGAG CTACAGTCTCGGGCCCCGGGGGAGCGGGCCCGCCTGCCCGACTACTGCGCGGGGGCTATGTTCGTGCAGCAGCTGCTGAGCCGCGGCTACGGCTTCCACGAGCGCGCCTTCGGAGGGGTGACCTTCCAGAAAAAGGTGGGAGCCGGCGGTCCGGGGgcgcggaggggcggggcctccCCGGGCTGCGCGGGGGGGCTGAGGCCGAGCCCCTCGCCCGCAGGCCGGGGACACCGCGGTCGGGTGGGCGCTCGGCTACATGCTGAACCTGACCAACCTGATCCCCGCCGAGCCGCCGGCGCTGCGCAAGGGCACAGACTTCGGCGCCTGGGTCGTCCTTGTCCTGCTCTGCGCCGCCATGCTTCTGGCCGCGTTCGTTCTGCTGCTGCGCCAGGCGCGCTCGGCCAAGTCGTCGGGCGCCATCTAGGGGCGAGCTGGGGACGGCTGCCCCCGCCGCGTCTCccagcgcccccccgcccccgccccgcaccgCTGCCCGGACCGAGACGCGGACGCTGGCGCGCACGCCCACGGGGGGGCCGAGCTGCGCGAAGGGAACCGAGTCCAGGCCCTGCCTGCCGGCTCCAACATCCTCCAGCCTCCAGGGTCTCCCGGCCCTCctcttcctgggggtgggggattcaGACACCCCGCAGCCCTCAGCCCGTTCAGGGCTGGGTGTGTAGGGAGCGGAGTTAG
- the ENTPD2 gene encoding ectonucleoside triphosphate diphosphohydrolase 2 isoform X3 → MAGKVLSLLPPLLLAVAGLAGLLLLYVPTRDVRELPALKYGIVLDAGSSHTSMFIYKWPADKENDTGIVGQHSSCDVRGGGISSYADNPSRAGQSLVECLDQALQDVPKERHVGTPLYLGATAGMRLLNLTSPEASANVLAAVTQTLTQYPFDFRGAHILSGQDEGVFGWVTANYLLENFIKYGWVGRWFRPRKGTLGAMDLGGASTQITFETASPAEDPANEVQLRLYGQHYRVYTHSFLCYGRDQVLRRLLAGALQTHGFHPCWPRGYSTQVLLQDVYESPCTAAQRPQAFNNSTRVSLSGTSNPALCRSLIMGLFNFSSCRFSRCSFNGIFQPPVAGNFIAFSAFFYTMNFLRTVMGLPVATLQQLEAAVVTVCNQTWSELQSRAPGERARLPDYCAGAMFVQQLLSRGYGFHERAFGGVTFQKKAGDTAVGWALGYMLNLTNLIPAEPPALRKGTDFGAWVVLVLLCAAMLLAAFVLLLRQARSAKSSGAI, encoded by the exons ATGGCTGGGAAGGTTCTGTCGCTGCTGCCGCCGTTGCTGCTGGCCGTGGCAGGCCTCGCGGGGCTCCTGCTGCTATACGTCCCCACCCGCGACGTCCGGGAGCTGCCCGCCCTCAAG TATGGCATTGTCCTGGACGCTGGCTCTTCCCACACATCCATGTTTATCTACAAGTGGCCCGCAGACAAGGAGAATGACACGGGCATCGTGGGCCAGCACAGCTCCTGTGACGTGCGCG GAGGGGGCATCTCCAGCTATGCAGACAACCCTTCCAGGGCTGGCCAGAGTCTTGTTGAATGCTTGGACCAGGCACTTCAGGACGTGCCCAAAGAGAGACACGTGGGCACACCCCTCTACCTGGGAGCCACAGCAGGCATGCGCCTGCTCAA CCTGACCAGTCCAGAGGCCTCGGCCAATGTGCTTGCGGCTGTGACCCAGACGCTGACCCAGTATCCCTTTGATTTCCGTGGTGCCCACATCCTCTCGGGCCAGGACGAGGGGGTGTTTGGTTGGGTGACCGCCAACTACCTGCTGGAGAACTTCATCAAG TATGGCTGGGTGGGCCGGTGGTTCCGGCCAAGGAAGGGGACGCTGGGGGCCATGGACCTGGGGGGCGCCTCCACTCAGATCACCTTCGAGACGGCCAGCCCAGCTGAGGATCCAGCCAATGAGGTCCAGCTTCGGCTCTATGGCCAGCACTACCGGGTCTACACACACAGCTTCCTCTGCTATGGCCGTGACCAGGTCCTCCGGAGGCTGCTGGCTGGTGCACTGCAG ACCCATGGCTTCCATCCTTGCTGGCCAAGGGGCTATTCCACCCAAGTGCTGCTTCAGGATGTGTATGAGTCTCCATGCACTGCGGCCCAGCGGCCCCAGGCCTTCAACAACAGCACCAGGGTCAGCTTGTCCGGGACTAGCAACCCTGCCCTCTGCCGTAGCCTCATCATGGGACTCTTCAATTTCTCCTCCTGCCGCTTCTCCCGATGTTCCTTCAATGGCATCTTCCAGCCCCCTGTGGCTGGGAACTTCATT gccttctctgccttcttctaCACCATGAACTTCCTGCGGACGGTGATGGGGCTGCCTGTGGCAACCTTGCAGCAGCTGGAGGCAGCTGTGGTCACGGTCTGCAACCAGACATGGAGTGAG CTACAGTCTCGGGCCCCGGGGGAGCGGGCCCGCCTGCCCGACTACTGCGCGGGGGCTATGTTCGTGCAGCAGCTGCTGAGCCGCGGCTACGGCTTCCACGAGCGCGCCTTCGGAGGGGTGACCTTCCAGAAAAAG GCCGGGGACACCGCGGTCGGGTGGGCGCTCGGCTACATGCTGAACCTGACCAACCTGATCCCCGCCGAGCCGCCGGCGCTGCGCAAGGGCACAGACTTCGGCGCCTGGGTCGTCCTTGTCCTGCTCTGCGCCGCCATGCTTCTGGCCGCGTTCGTTCTGCTGCTGCGCCAGGCGCGCTCGGCCAAGTCGTCGGGCGCCATCTAG